From Pantoea vagans:
CCTGCAGGAGCGCCAGGCAACCGGCGCGCAGGGAAAAAACTGGCTGTTCTTCGGCGATCAGCATCAGGAACATGACTTTATCTATCAGGATGAGCTGCTGGCCTGGCGGGATAACGGCTTGCTGACCCGTCTGGATCTGGCCTTCTCACGCGATCAGGAGAAGAAGATCTACGTGCAGAGCCGGATGCTGGAACAGGGCGCTGAGCTTTACGCCTGGCTGCAGGAAGGGGCTTACTTCTACGTCTGTGGCGATGCCTCGCGTATGGCGAAGGATGTGGATAATGCGCTGTATGAAGTGGTTCGCCAGTTTGGTGGTCTCTCCACCGAGCGCGCTGCCGACTATGTCGATCAGCTGAAGAAAGAGAAACGCTACCTGCGCGACGTCTACTAATCGCGAAGGTCTGCTGAAAAATCCGGCTTGCGCAGGCAGCCGGATTTTTTTATGGCTGACAGGCAAAAAAATACCCGCCGGATGGGCGGGTATTCACATTCACTGCTATTTCACGACGCGCAGTGAAGGCCGTCCGCCACGTGGCGGTGGATCGTCATCAGGCGGCGTCTCGTCATCGCTAGCGTCGTCAGGACGATCACCATCAATCACGGACATCATAGTCTCTTCCTGACCTTCTGACGCCTCCTGCATACCCAGCTCGTAAGCGGGTTCCGGTTCAAACATCGTGCCGGCACCGTTTTCACGTGCATAGATCGCCAGAATCGCCGCCATCGGCACGTTAACCTGGCGAGGAACGCCACCAAAGCGGGCGTTGAACGACACCTGATCATTGGCCAGGTC
This genomic window contains:
- the sspB gene encoding ClpXP protease specificity-enhancing factor; its protein translation is MEMSQLTARRPYLLRAFYDWLLDNQLTPHLVVDINLPGVQVPLEYARDGQIVLNIAPRAVGNLDLANDQVSFNARFGGVPRQVNVPMAAILAIYARENGAGTMFEPEPAYELGMQEASEGQEETMMSVIDGDRPDDASDDETPPDDDPPPRGGRPSLRVVK